The nucleotide window CCACCTCATTAGCAATTGGGATTCCATCAAGAATCTGTCTATCTTTCACAAAAGCAGTTTGTGTCTCCGATATAACACTTCCCATAACCGCTCTCAGCCGATTAGCTAACACCTTCGACAACATTTTGTACAGACAACCAACCAAAGAAATAGGCCGAAAATCATTTAATCCTTGAGGACTGTCAAATTCAGGAATAAGAGCTATAAAAGTAGTGTTGATACCTCTAGTCAGTTTACCATTCCGGTGAAAGTCTAAAATAAATCGCATTACATCCTCTTTTAACTCTTCCCAAAATTCTTTAATGAATCCAAAATTCACACCATCCGGCCCTGGACTTTTAAAATTATCACAATCCCAAACTGCTGCTTTAACTTCACCAGCTGAAAACGGTTTTATTAAACCACTTCATTCGACATaagataaatttttgaaaggatAATTTTCGTCACCCGGCCTGGTAGTATAGTGAGCCGCAAAATGATCTTTGAAGTGGGAAAATACTGCATTTCGAATAGCCTGAATCCCATCCATAAGAGTACCATTCACCAAAAGTGATACAATGGAATTTTGTCTCCGACGACTAGAAAAGACCGAATGAAAATACTTAGAATTAACATCTCTATCCTTCAACCAAAGTAACCGGGACTGTTGCCAACTGATACTAGTATTAACTCGTGACAGAGACTGAATGTCATGCGTTATACCCCTCATATCCTCTATTTCTTCGGCTGTCAACCCACCTTCCTCCCCTTTGTCGTTAAACACTGATAGCCGAGCTTTTAAAGAATCAATCTTTCCAGGAATATTTTTAGCATGAATTAAATGCCAGTCCTTCAAAGCAGACTTGATCAATTTCAACTTTTCTGTAAGCACATAGCCACCCCATCCCTCAATCTGAAAAGAATGCCATTTATCTTTCACAAGCCGCTTGTACCCCGACATATCTTGCCAACATTTCAACATTCTTGAAGGACGGGAACCCCGGTTTTCCTCATCAAAAGACAAATGAAGCGGACAATGATCAGAGAGTCCTCGGAGTAGGGTTACCTGAAAACAATTAGGCCATTGTAAACACCATTcttcagacaaaaaaaaaaccgatcTATCCTGCTCATAGTGGTACCATCCCCCTTAAACCATGTATAACTGCGACCACATAATGGCAAATCTATTAACCTGTTGTCATCAATAAAAAGGCTGAAGTGTTGGTTGTCATACGCTACACCACTACCCCTTTGAGACCTTCTTTCCTCCCAGGGAACATAGATGTTGAACAAGTAAAACTCCTCATAATTTGTCCGGATAAATCTACCATGAATTTGGAGCACATGTTCCTGACTAACAGATGACCACACCTCCACTTCCAAAGTATCCCACACAGTTAACAACCCCCCGATGCTCCCACTGAAGGGCGATAAGAGAAATCACGACTCGAATCTCCTCAGAAAGAAGAACACATAGAATCATCACACacaattaattttgtttcttgAATACAAAGAATGAAAGGACTTTTCTCCCCCACCAACTTCCTCACTTCCCTCCTCTTCTCCAACCCCCCTAAACTCCACACATTCTAAGAAACCAGCTTCATCTCACACACCCTCCCCGCCCTAACCCCAACACCAATCCGCCACACCTAAACACCCCCATCCACCGCGCCTCCACCATCCTCCACCGACATCAACACTGACCCTATATCAACCTGCTTTGAAAGTACTCCATTCGTTTCAAAATACAAGtccaagtcaaccacttcacGTATGCCAATGTTCAATTTTGactgttaatatctttaattatctaaaataaaaaattataaaaatttaatattttgaaaatatttgtctagacaaatcaaacaacatcttacatgctaatatttgtatttgtacattagttaaaaagtatggtcaaagtaagtcaagtgaataatgcacattgcaaaaattagacatgtattttgaaacagatGGAGTATTGTTAACTCTAAaatttatctattatttttatttttatatcattaACAAATTCCCTTTCCCCGAAAGCATTTGTTAGTAAAACCATgaagaaaaagttaaaattcaGTTAACCaaattcaaacttttgatgGCACCAAATTCAAAGTGGCTACCCTATTAAACCAAAAACGTGGAAACTAGTGTTGCTATAAACGTGgaaatttttgttcttttaaatttaactcagttgataggaatAATGTATAATGCATGAGAAAAGTCTGAGGTTCAGATcccgaccaaaaaaaaaaaatgtaaatttttcaaTTGAGAACTATCCTCGTTATGATTTTGAGTCTCAATTTTTCAATCAAGGacaaacaataacaatttaAATTACATGAGAAGAGACCCGAATTGCTAACCGGTAAATACTACTGATTATTTACCACTAACTAGTATTCATGTTTTTAAGtttgaatataaaatatatatcaaaacaaaaacaaataaaataaatataactaaaatgaCCACATTGAAGTAAATAGCCATGATATCAATatgaaacatgtttttttttcatgattaaGATATAAATTCATACATTAGAATCATATTCATTGAAAAGATGACTGAGTTACCACTAACTAAAATATCAAGAGAACTTACCCAAACATGATTATAAGTAAAGATGAGAAACAAACATAAGTGTGAAGTGTTTGATGCCtatgagaaaataaataaacagtTGTTCAATCAAGGACaagcaataaaaaattaaattacatcaattgCTAACCGGTAAATACTACCGATTATTTACCATATGACACTAGTTTTATAAATCAATGCTAAAACTAAATACTACTCAGGTTGTATATGATTATGGACAAATCAGTTACAACTTGCAATAACCATGTTATCATCATCATTCTAACTTCTTGTGACTTGTGTTGTTATCTGATTATTTACCATATAGCAGCCACAATTGCAGTCAAAATAACCATGTTATCATCCTTGAGAGCACGAGAACTATCATTATAACTTTTTGTGACTTGAGCATCGTCATTCTTGGTCTCACCTTGAACCATGTTTCTATAATCTTCATCGTTTACTTTTTCTCTAGGGTTGGAAAAACAACTTCCCATATCGTAAAATTTTATGAGACAAAAGATTGTATGTTACTGATGCACAAAGGTAGGTCTAGTATTTAAACTAATGATAAGGGATAATGTAACGAACCTACGATAAGGGAGAACgtaacaaaccaaaaaaaaatcacataatttttttatactattatttgtgacaaaaatataaaagaatattATCCACCAAATATAATTCACTAACGATTTCTTGAtctcttttcaatataaaaaacgGAATTCCCTATTATTACTACGAGACTAGATCATAACAAACTcataatattttcttatttttaccAGCGAAAAGGCTTTTCGCTATTTTTAGTACAAATGTttgttataacaaatcaaactatcTATTTCGACGACACCAAcaatatgacaaaaaaaaaatataatctaatttttttaatgacaacaatctttattatataaaaagttgtttaagggtgtATAATTGGGAAAATCaacaagtaagtataaatattctatcctctttaaaaaaagtataaatatactcatttagtttgttacactttttaaatgataaatgaaaaaaaataaaaaaatatatatgcatatcatgttaattacatttttttagtatttaaatttattattaactatttgttacatgtattatttgtattcaaaattgaggacattttttgaaagagaaaaaatatgccCAACAGAGCTAAAAGatgatattttctttatatatagtataaaataGAAGATTATTAATAGATCGTAACAAATTCTTGGTGGATTATAGGGTGATGGCTCAACTAAGTGTCTCACCAGTGTACTACCAATTTTAACTTTTAGATAAAAAAGAATCGCATGATTTCCATCTCCCACGAGATAGGTTAGGTGATGATCCTCTATTGCTTTGATCAATTCTTACAGTTCCCTCTTCAAGTTTTAGCGTAGGGATGGCAAAAAGGGCCAACCCGCCCCGTCCAGCCCCGCCCCGTTAACTCGTCTAAAAAGAGGCAGAGCGGGGCGGGCCAACTCAAGAAATAGGGTTGAAAATCTCACCCCGCCCCATTTTATGGCGGACCGACGGGTTGGCAGGTTGACccgttaatgtttttttaaaaaaatattaattaaaatcttcACATAAACAATGGAAAAATGTATAAACTTATAACCAATTTAAAGAAATCTAAATATATAACCAAACCATTTTTAATAGAAAGAAATGTAGTGGAATAAACGAAATTAGTAAACAAGTTCCTCGATGGTCATACGAGTTAATCGACGAATTGGAGACtccactaaaaatataaaaatatgtacTCAAACATATTAAGGTGTCATTTGTATAAACAGCTTATAAAGATGCTTATAGAATTAGAGCTTATaccattagagcttacatcataagctcttatacttgaaaagttatttatgtttggatatgtacactaaaaagtacttaaataaattaattgaagtgtttggatgtgacattacataagtaattatcgaaattttaaatatttttaatttaccaaaaaaatcaaacaattgaaccacaatattttttttgataaaattaatcaagatgtaaaaaacaatattataatatattcgtccttaaaaaaaatatcaatattcatataagacaaaattaacattagaggtgtaaataaatagtctaaacatcatcatacacaaatataatagtatatgataagctttcttttaaaaaaatttataataatatagtCTTACACCATTGTTGAAAAAATCTTTATCAGTAATTgttaaaaacaaagataaaataaaatagatatcaGTGTACAGTTTGTTGccaaaaaaatacaagttaagtttgttttttttattcagtttaaatttgttatgtaacaaaaatataataaaattcttccttaaaaaaaattaataaaaatcttagttacgtgttatactttagtaagataagtataaaatttttgttactcatgcgaagataattaacaaaaaataaatatgttttaaaaaaggggatccagagagaatcgaaggaggttacataaattcataagatccttgttaagccggagggtaagctgaaaatttaggcttattaaaatatagcataagcagcttatgaaaatattataagctatttttatttatttacccaaacacctttagaaaggcttatgggagtagataagcccacataagctcaaaataagccaatccaaacgggaccTAATTACATCTTCTAAAATTctataataaatcaataatacattgaaaataaaaactccATGAGTTATCAATTAACTAACTGTTAAAAATATAAGgctaaaatcataaaacaaaagtgataaaattaattgaattttcaCCCCAATATATGGatgtgaaaattggaaaattgatttgacttataaataaaaagaagtgaAAAAATGAGTTTCTTTTTCACATACCATCCTAACGGGCCAACACGCCACGCCCCGTCACCGTCCCGCTTTTTAGCGGCTTAGGTGAAGCGGGCACCCTACTTGTGGCGGGTTTGAAATTTCAACCCCGCTAAAAATGGCGGATTAAACGGGTCAACCCGACAGGTTCAACCCATTTTGCCATCCCTAAGTAGTTGACCTTTATTTATCCATATATTATTGACAAATTTAAAAACGTAATCAACTTTAATGTACATAACCCCTCATTGATCAACATTTCTCACACATCTTTAACTCTTAAATCTAATGTGTGTGGAAGCagagaaaaaaattcatacatatGTTTGAATTGTCCGACACACTTCATATAAGTGTTAAGCAGGTGTCGGACACCGGTCTAAGAAGTGtcgaaataaagaagaaaacacCTTATTTAGGAATCTTGTCGGACACGTGTCGTACGAGTGTCGTAGGAGTGTTGGACAATGACGCGTGTCGGACACCACGACACGCCTAATGATAGAGGTGTTCTGCTTCATAGCTACTagctttatttattattcttttggtataaaaacactactaatttatttcattcataAATAGAGTCATAATACAATGAGATATGCAATCATAATACTATGACATGTGTTCATGATCTTGGAAATAAGCATACGACAATACCACTTCTATAACAAACGAGCAACATTATTTGTTTGTCTCTGAATAAAACTTAACTCTGAGTTTCTTGTAGAGCTAAGCgaagttttaaacaaaattcaaatagtagaaaaattgaaattaagagTGAATTTTCTCCGGATAATGTCAATCACTTGCTTAAAAGGGAAGTCATTGCCTCCTCTAAACTGATGGGTCAAGTGAAATCAACTTTCATCGTGAGATTTTCAGCATCGCATCTTCATTTGTCACTCTATTATCTGAAGTGTGAAgtcaatagaaaaagaaagaaaaaaagttaaaactacTAATATACATTTCATCCATCAAAAAGGCGTGATTTTATCGGTCATCAAGACAATAGGTAAACTCAAACCATCACAATGCAGAAAAATCAGTTAGAGCATGGAGGAAAAACTAATGTCCTACCCTTCTTCTCTTGAAGAACCTAATCATGACCTCAACTGTTATGCTCACCTATCATTAAGTTTGATTATTAACAAGAAACACAGAAGCCAAAAACACAGACATCACATATTCTTTGCATAACTAGACAGCCGATCCAACAACAAAACACGCCCAgcaaaataggaaaaaaaactCCCCCAATACCCTATCTTGCTAAACATTTGCGAGGGTTTCAACACCATTCATAATACAAACTCGCCAATTTTTAGTCTATTTAAGCTCCAAATCCAAGAAAGGACCTTAATCCTTTCCACCACATCATCGACCTCAAGCGTGCCATTATTAAACACAATTTCGTTTCTCACCGTCCAAATCACCCATAGGGGAAGCATACCAAATCAACCAAAAGCCATGCCACCTCTTTAGACCAACAATCCAATTGCAACCAACACATAACCTTTTTCCAAACCCTTCGAACCTCATCACAATGTAAAAACAAGTGCACCTCCGTTTCATCTCCCCTGCAGCAAAAAACACAATTTGAAGCATGTTCATGTgcactttgttttatttatttccttttccATGAACTTGCAAACCTCAAAGTCATCACCTGTTGCTCCACTATCTTTGTGCCATTTACCAATCCTGCAAATTGTTTTATCATTTGACGACTGTCCAGACTCAGTTCCCAGGTCCGGTACTTTCATAGACTGTTTTTTGTTGCTAACCTGTTTTAAAACAAATTCCCCACCATCACAGATATTTTTGGACGAACAACTTTGTTCAAAACAAACTTATTCTAAAAGGGTATTCGATGTGCGGTTTCCCCTTTTAAAACCATATATGCTCGTCGGTCTCACATAGAATATACTCATCCAGCAACACCATTCCAGCTCCAATTAGCCATGCAATGAGGCTCGTTCTttgtaattataatatttaagaTTTTAGATTGTCTACAATCCCTTGTTAACTTTAAATACAATACTATTTCATTTAAGAAATTATTTCTGGTCAAGATAGGTTGATACACAGATACAAGCAATTAGAACAAACCTTGATAGGAAAACCTTAATCCTTTTCATGTGATAGTCAAAACATTAATACACCATGAAAAGGCTGTTAAGTAAGGAATCATTTGAGAATACAACTAGTTAGTTTAAAAGAGGCCTTTGGAAATGAGGataattttctttctatttcagGTTGTCCACCATTCCAGATTTTCATGCTTTGTAAGACTATTGCATTCTTCAAAATATACCACCCCACCATAAGCTCCCATTGTAAGCCTAAAAAGTTGAAAAGATTGCAATTTCTAAGGTGTAATGAAAGGCATTGTGGAACAACATCTGGGTCTACCCATTTTTCATTGTCATTTCGAGTCCATGCTACGTCCGTCTGTTAACAATGCacaaaaaccaaattaaaacaCATAATCGTGTGTGTTAAAAGTCCCACACTGGACGAGagattttgttatattgttagtgtcattgaaatagataatcattgttagtttgatgtttatatttttagttgtaatcaaaatcaaaattagttcataaaaaaatatcgttaataattttcaaacgttagtgtaataaaaagagcggaaagacgggcacgCGAGTAGTAATTGAATTAGAATGCTGCCACCATAAATTGAATTAGAGAATGAAGTAGTAAAAttaagactattacttttcctaCCCTATGTaatcgcgcgccctattttttttccaaaattaccTTCGGAGCATTTTGGATTATATGATCCTgaatgatgttttcttttgttacagggtgaaaaaatgagtaacggatttttccggattttgtaatctggaaacttcaaaaaatagggcgcgttacatgatgtttccggattacataatccggaaaccccctaaacaccctttttcaaggtaaaatagttcggattatataatctgaactgtatcagcacaaattctaaacatgtttgcAACATGGTTAGtcattttagggacaatatttatcttcctaactctcatccttctgttttgcgtcattgttacctgttcttagttaaaaattgagtttttgggctacttgatgggattgctccgaaacttccccagaaaatcagaaaaattcaaggaccatgactcccctagaagggacttcttacgggacttcgtccctcaaaatccaaaatttcatcgtttagatccatttttcatattttttttttttatttttcatattctcagaaaaatccgaaaaaatttgcattagttttatttgatttttagaattttttggtgctattttttatatttttatgattttacttgacaggtttttagcattttttatttagttttttgttgtttttaaaaacaaaactcaaaactgctgaaatgtgagagagtctgatggctgattatacataagaattgtccggattataaaatccgaaatattAAACATGAatctggattttaaaatccggaatgcacaaagacatttttggaaattttacaTGGCgcggaaaaagtaatagtctaaaattaaattatgtgacTGTTATTCTTTTTGTAGTTTGTAAAATTTTACTGAATTAACCTTTACAGTCCacttatttatgtttttcattgaaaacagtttgctaataataaaaacaaaacgcAAATATTCACAtgagcttaacttagttggtaggaATATGACATGTTATATGCAgaggttggggttcgaacctcggacactccacttcACAATTTATTTAACCGTTGTCAACGGAGAAGATGAGGTGAGGTCGTTGGTTCAGTATAAAAGATGATATACTTCAGATCCGAATTGCTATGAGGTCGTTGGAAAGAGATGAGTTTAAACATTATTAATTGTGTCAGGTAATTTGTGTTCTGAAATTTCAGTTATGCATTAGCAAGTGGGGGAGGTATaatggaaaaaacaaaaaagaattcaaaaaataatttaatttttatttttttaattctggaACCGGTAGTACACAACCACCTGTCTTGGGATATGGACcattcccatggtgggaaagaaaTATCCATTCCCTCGCTAAATGCCACCTTAGTTACTATTTCTTAACTTACCAATACTTGTATATAATCACTTGATCATATCAAATACTCCTtccgatcctatttataagaaacatttgacttttttgattcattgcataaatgacgtatttagtctatattctagacaagatacatcaattactcgatgaatttaaaaaatcaaatttttcttataaatatgaccgaAGAGAGTAAAAATCATCGGATATATTTCTTATAGGTAggaatcattattttttttttgtttgtggtgGTCGGAATTTAAACCCCGaagaaccttgcatatattatgtattgtccttcACAAATGAGCTAAGTTATCTAGCTTTACATAACCACTCTTGTGttcatttaattttcattcGAATGATTCTAATTTTCATGACGTCTATTATGCTTTGTAATGGTACAGATTGCCATATTTGCATATAACTATTTCAATGTCTTACAACATATCATAATGACTTTTAAAAACGAAAGTATTaatgcaaaaaaatatatatcgaAAGAATTAGGGATCGAGTAATGGATGATTCATAATATTACTAGGAAtgtaacaacataaacatatatTGAAGTTCCACACCCATTTACATGCATCAGTTATTATATCTAAGAAATCCAACTCATCGATTGGAAATGAAGATATTTATTTAAAGTAGATGATGCATCGATGTAGATTTTATGGACATAACAATATCAAGCTATCTCAAGCATCGTCAAGAAGTCTTTTGCGACTGTTAATTTAGAGGCAATCTTGAAGAAATCTTCTCCCTCAGATAAAGAGGCAACACACAAACCATAATCAACATTAGGGCTAGGATAACGAGCGCAGAAGCTCCCACTTCCCTTCTCTTTACATTCGACATGAGACTGACAAAAGTTAGGGTTTTTCCCAGATATCTTCACTAGATCTTTATATGATGCAGGTTGGCAATCATATATACCCTGCCATGGATCAGTGGGGAAACAAAAACAACCTTCACCGCATGTTTGGGACGTCGCTGAACAAAGAGCCATAAGACAACGGCTTGCTTCTACTTTTTTCATCGGGAGAATGACTGCAAATGTAAAAGGAAATTAAAGTTGGAACACCATACACATGcaattattacaaaaaataagtttagaGATCAGTTTTAGAGAGGATGATTGATATTTCTCACTCTCGTTGCAAAATATAGTAATGGATATTCTTTCTGGAAATGGAAAATGCTTAAACCAGcaattatatttgttttcttaactaATGTTTGAGGGGTGCTAATTAGCTTAACCAGTGTCTCAAGAGTGCTAATTAgcattttctaaatttaaattatatcaaaattcatttgaaattaaacaaaattagatTATTAAATCGTTAAATTTGGTGAATAAacataaaattgtaaataaagaGTTtccatgaaaagaaaaattggaagaagaaaGTAAGGTACACCAAAACTTAATATTCCTTTTTATAATAGATTTAGGACAGTggatccttaattatttataactAATGATATTCGTCCAATTATTTTGGAAAAATTTTTGGGATaactttcttcttctctattcttattgaacaaaacaatagagaagagagagagagcggGAGAGAGGAGATAGGAGAGAGGCCGGGGGATAGAAAGAAAGAGTAAGTGTGCAATGAAAGTATGTTAAAGAGACCGTTGTCTAAaagttatctaaaaaaaatattatttctcgtGATTGATTAATTTCTTAGTTCTAAAATATGATTGAAAATGGTGATAAAGATGGTTAAAATACATACTCAATGTAGCGAGAAAGAACACTGCTAAAGGAGTGAGCTTAAGATAAGTCATTGCTTGATGTAAAGAAAGAACCAGCAGCTACAATTGTTTGTTGCATCAGGTCATTATTGCGAGCAGGAATTTATAGAGTCATCCTCTTTCTAGCACCAAATTATTCTAATCAAatattagtttgttttttatcaaagaaaaaaataatactttaaaaatagtgtatataatattaattaaagggtacagttgaaaagaaaaaattattattgcattgaagattaaatattaaatacattttaatataatttttattagataaaacgacacttattttaaaaaggaGGAAGTAATATATTACTCTATTGCTATGGCAACCATAGGGAGGTCTGCTATTTCGTCTTATAGCGTGGCAACTATTATTACTAtataatattatctttttaaaaaaaattactatataatataattacatTAATAATGGCTTGGGTGGCAACTACCACCATTAACTTGCCTCTATAATTACTAGCTCGTTATATAAAAATTAGCGATATGTTAACACGTGTCactaatataagtaaaaatctattttttaaatacatttaattaatgatgtatgtggtctttattatatgtcacatacattattaattgaatgtatctagaAAGTGAACTTttacttatattagtgaccggatgATGTATATGTTAAGGATTTTATGAATAGATCATGTTAATTTATGTTCTTAAGACATATATTAAAgtttttataaatgataaatatcTCTTTTTTGTGATGTTTGAGATTCGAACCCTAGACTTCACTTATATTATGCATTAATCATATTAATTAAGTCAAGCTGACGAgaataaatgataaataattgtTATGGTAACCACTGTCACGAGTAATATAGAGGTATGTTATTTCGTCTTATAGCGTGGCAACTACT belongs to Medicago truncatula cultivar Jemalong A17 chromosome 6, MtrunA17r5.0-ANR, whole genome shotgun sequence and includes:
- the LOC25496412 gene encoding albumin-1 translates to MTYLKLTPLAVFFLATLIILPMKKVEASRCLMALCSATSQTCGEGCFCFPTDPWQGIYDCQPASYKDLVKISGKNPNFCQSHVECKEKGSGSFCARYPSPNVDYGLCVASLSEGEDFFKIASKLTVAKDFLTMLEIA